In Mycolicibacterium lutetiense, the sequence TCCTCGATCGACTGGCCGCGGAACTCGGCTCGATCAGCAACCCCAGTGAAGCCGTCGTGGAAGGCATTGCCTACACCGCCGAACAGATCCCGCACGACCGCTACCTGAGCCTGGTCCTGCAGCCCGGCAAGGCCAGTGCGTTCACCGCGGGAGTGACGTCTGACCTCGCCATCGAATTCGGTAAGTCGATCCTGCGACGTTTCGACATCGATTGGTCTGCAGCCGGTTTCGACGGCGATGCGCTCGATCAGCTGGTCGAGTTCATGCTGAGGACACTGCAGTCGTTCATCATCGACCCCGGCGGGCCGTCGCGCCGGGACACCGGACTCCGTACGTACCTACGAGACTGGGTGGCGCCGGCGGTGTCGGCGCGCACGACCTACCCGTCGTCGCCGGCCCCGTGATTCGGATTAGTGCAGATCGTGCCCTCGCACGGCACATCTGAGCCATCACCATTCGGGTTGGGCATCACTGCCCCGCCGTTCTCATCCGGGTTGTCACCGGCCCCGTGGTTCGGATTGGTGCAGATGGTGCCCTCGCACGGCACCATCGAACCGTCACCGTTCGGGTTGGGCATCATCTGCTGAGTGGTTTGGCCAGGCCTGGCCGGTGCCGGTGCAGTTTCCGGAGATTTGACCGGACCATGGTGACCGGAAGGCGACTCGGCCGGGACGGTGCTGGTGGTCGGGGCTTTGTCAGTCGTCTCGCTACTGCATGCGGCCGCGCTGCAGACCGCTATCGCGGCAAAGACCGTGACTACACTCTGCACGAACTTCATGGGCCCGACGCTAACAGCAAAGGCAATATCGCACTGGGGATTGCGACCGTTATCCACATTTACGCCAGCGCATATTCGCTGAATATCCCGGCGCCCCTGAACCATTCAGGCGCTGAATCGCTTCACGCACTATGCCGCAATATATTTGGCCCGCCGTTTTCCGTGGCCCAGCCGCACATTCAGCCGCTTCTGGCATTTGCCCGACAGAACACCTGTTGTCGGTAGTCTCATAGTCGTGGTCGACCTCTCGTACGTCATTGCCGGATCAGAAGCCACCGGCGGCGCCGGCCTGCAAGCTGACCTGCGCACTTTTCAGGAGTTCGGCACCTACGGCGTCGGCACGGTGACCTGCATTGTGTCCTTCGACCCCAAAGCGAACTGGGGCCACCGGTTCGTCCCCGTCGACCCACAGGTCATCGCCGATCAGATCGAGGCGGCGACGTCGGCCTATGACCTCGATGTCGTCAAGATCGGCATGCTCGGCACTCCCGCAACCATCGACGTGGTCGCAGAGGCTCTCACCCGCCAACCTTGGCGGCACATCGTCGTCGACCCCGTCCTGATCTGCAAAGGCCAGGAGCCGGGCGCTGCGCTCAATACCGACACCGCACTGCGCAGCCAGATCCTGCCGCTGGCCACCGTGACCACGCCAAACCTGTTCGAGGCCCGCACCCTCGCCGGGATGGACGACATCTCCTCGGTCGACGATCTCGTCGAAGCCGCCCGACGCATTGCCGCTCTCGGACCCGCCTACGTCCTGGTGAAGGGCGGTGTCGAGTTTCCCGGTGACGACGCAGTCGACGTCCTCTTCGACGGTAAGGACGCCGAGATCCTGCGGGCGCCGAAGGTGGGACAGGCCCGGGTGGCCGGTGCGGGATGCACGCTGGCCGCGGCCATCACCGCGGCGCTCGCCAAGGGGGCCGGTGTCCCGGAGGCGGTGCGCCTGGCCAAGGACTTCACCACCGCCGGCATCGTCGATCGGATCGGCGGCAACGCACCCTTTGACACCGTCTGGCAGGGTGCGCGGCGGTGACAGTTACGTCTCTGCCCTGATGTCGGTGCCCCGATGCATCTCGTAGCTGCTGCGGGCACCACCGGGGAACTCGACGAACTCCACCGCGGTGCCGTCGGGATCGTTGACGAAGAACATCCGGACCCGATCGATCGGGAACGGCTC encodes:
- a CDS encoding TetR/AcrR family transcriptional regulator → MRRHGWSGDIPADDDEAVGRIIDAAREAIDSRGTVSVSEVAQALGITRQTVYRYFPTLESLMVATAVSSVEGFLDRLAAELGSISNPSEAVVEGIAYTAEQIPHDRYLSLVLQPGKASAFTAGVTSDLAIEFGKSILRRFDIDWSAAGFDGDALDQLVEFMLRTLQSFIIDPGGPSRRDTGLRTYLRDWVAPAVSARTTYPSSPAP
- the thiD gene encoding bifunctional hydroxymethylpyrimidine kinase/phosphomethylpyrimidine kinase gives rise to the protein MVDLSYVIAGSEATGGAGLQADLRTFQEFGTYGVGTVTCIVSFDPKANWGHRFVPVDPQVIADQIEAATSAYDLDVVKIGMLGTPATIDVVAEALTRQPWRHIVVDPVLICKGQEPGAALNTDTALRSQILPLATVTTPNLFEARTLAGMDDISSVDDLVEAARRIAALGPAYVLVKGGVEFPGDDAVDVLFDGKDAEILRAPKVGQARVAGAGCTLAAAITAALAKGAGVPEAVRLAKDFTTAGIVDRIGGNAPFDTVWQGARR